The sequence CAGGCGGCCAGGCTGTTGGGCCGGCAGATGCAGAGCGAGATCGAGCAGCAGATACAACTCAAGGGCTGCTGAGACCAGCGTCCCACTCCGGAGTCTTTACATGCGACTGATCGTGATCCTGCTGGTGGTGGCCATCGTCGGCGTCCTCGCCGCCAAGGCCCTCAAGACCGAGACCGCGAGCGTGGGGGATGCCGCGCGCAAGGCCGGCGTCGAAGTGCCACAAGGCGCTACGCCGCACCAGCAGGTCGAAGCCGTCGGCAAGGCGGTGGAGAAGGCCCAGTCGGAAGCGGTCGAGGCGCAGCGCAAGCAGCTCGACGAAGCCGGGCAATAAGCTCGTCACTCCCGGCCGGCAAGCTCGTCCCGGTTTGCCTCCGGCGCGGCTGCAAGCGATCCTCAGTCGATCTTCAGCCGGCCGTCTCCGGCGGCGCCTTCGCGTGGATCCAGCTCAGCCATTCTGCGTGCAAGCGGGCGTTGGCGGCCACGACCACGGATTGCTTGGCGCCCGGGCTGGGGACGATGGGGCGGCCGTCGAGGTCGCTCGCGTGCCCTTGGGCTTCTTCCACCATCAGGCGGCCCACGGCGTAGTCCCACAGCATCTGCCCGCCGTGCAGGTAAACATCGAGCCGGCCGGCAGCCACATAGCACCACTCCAGCGCCGAGGAGCCGAAGTTGCGCAGGGAGTAGCAGGGCGAGCGGGTGGCCAGCCGCGCCGCCAGTTCAGGCGGGACGCGCTTGAAGTCCGCGCCGCCGACCGCGAGCGCCAGTTCGTCGGCCCCCCGGCGCAAGGGCAGGCGCATGCCGTTGAGCCAGGCGCCCGCACCGAGTGCCGCGTAGAAGGCTTCGTCCGCGATGGGGTTGTAGACCACGCCGAACTGCGTGCGCCCCGCGACCAGATAGGCGACGGAGAGGCCGAAGACGGGGATCCCGTTGGCGAAGTTGGTGGTGCCGTCGACCGGGTCGATCACCCAGAGGCCTTCCTGGGCGGCGTGCCAGACGCTGAGCTGTTCGCTCGCCGTCATCTCTTCGCCCAGCACCGGCGCATCCTTGATGGCGGGCAGCCGTTCTATCAGCGCCTTCTGCGTGAGCTCATCGGCCTCGGTGAGGGCGCTGCCGTCCGCCTTGTGGCTGCGTACGCTGTTCAGGTAGCGCGGCAGGGTGACCTCGCGCGCAACCTCCCGGACCACGGATTCGAGCGCGCGCGTCAGCGCCAGCAAGGGCATGTCACGCGGCCTTCCACTTGATCGAGCAACCCATGCTGGCAATCTGCTCGGCCGGGCCGCGTCCGCTGCGGGCCACTTCCTCCATCGCGAGGAAGAGGTCGCGGCGCGCGTCCGCCGGCGCGGTTTCCTTGC is a genomic window of Niveibacterium sp. SC-1 containing:
- a CDS encoding inositol monophosphatase translates to MPLLALTRALESVVREVAREVTLPRYLNSVRSHKADGSALTEADELTQKALIERLPAIKDAPVLGEEMTASEQLSVWHAAQEGLWVIDPVDGTTNFANGIPVFGLSVAYLVAGRTQFGVVYNPIADEAFYAALGAGAWLNGMRLPLRRGADELALAVGGADFKRVPPELAARLATRSPCYSLRNFGSSALEWCYVAAGRLDVYLHGGQMLWDYAVGRLMVEEAQGHASDLDGRPIVPSPGAKQSVVVAANARLHAEWLSWIHAKAPPETAG